TTGAAAGTCAGCGGCAATTGGATCGTCCAGCGTCCCTTTCGCGGGGCAAGCACCAAAGCTCAGATTTCCCCTTCGCAATTCAAAGGTCACGATCTCATCACGACTGACCTAAACGGCCCGTATCGAGAAATCCTGCTCAGGCATAAGGGAGCGAGAAGGATCGAGAGCGATCTGCCAGTTGTCACCGCATCGGCCGAGCTCACATACGATGTGCAACCGGCGGAGTTTTCAGTTTACTGGGACAATCTCGGCCACCTAGAAACGTATGCCGATACGCCAGAAAAGATTCTAGATGCTTGGGTGAACAGCTTCAGCTTCCATACGGAGGATGAGAAAGCTGGTCGCGCGGGCCTGCGCACGCCGCAGATAGCAGCATTGCATGCAATCTCGGCACATTTCGCCGTTGGCACGGAATTCGAACCCGCAGTGGTCGTTTTGCCAACAGGGACCGGCAAGACCGAAACGATGCTTGCAACACAGGTCTATGGACGGCTGCGTAGAACGCTGGTTCTCGTTCCAAGCGATGCGTTGCGCTCACAGATCGCGGGTAAATTCATCAGCCTCGGCGTTCTACCGGACGCGACCGTAGTTCCGCATGAGATCGCATGCCCCCGCGTTGCTGTAATCGCCACAGGCATCAGATCCGTAGAGGATGCTAGCGAAATCCTCAAACAAGCCAACGTCATAGTAGCCCTGCCCAATAGTCTGGAAGCATCCCACCAAGATGCAGTTGCCGCACTGATCGAAGGATGTAGCGACCTCTTTGTGGACGAGGCCCACCACGTCTCGGCGGCTACTTGGCTTTCCATCCGGGACCGCTTCGAGAAGAAGCGCATCCTCCAATTCACTGCGACGCCTTTTCGGCGCGATACCAAGCGCGGCGACGGCAAGATCATCTTCAACTACAAATTGGGTGACGCGCAGGACGCGGGCTACTACCGGCCGATCAATCTGCAGACTGTCGAGGAATACGGGGACCAACAGACGCGCGATCGCGCGATCGCCGAGAAGGCTGTCTCTGCGCTACGCCATGATCGAAATGAACTGCAGCTCGATCACCTCCTCATGGCGCGTACGAAGTCGAAGGAACGAGCCGAGCAGGTATGCGCGATATACGCGGCCCTCGCGCCGGACCTGAAACCTGTCTTTGTGCATTCCGGGTTAGGAGCAATCGCGACGAAGGAAGCGATGGCGCAGCTCTTCGACCGAAGTCAGGACGGATCACGAATCGTCGTCTGCGTCGACATGTTGGGTGAAGGCTTTGACCTTCCCTACCTCAAGATCGCGGCACTTCACGATAACCACAAATCTCTAGCTATCACTTTACAGTTCATTGGTCGCTTCACCCGCAAGGGCGACCCGACCAAAATCGGTGAAGCGACGGTTGTTACGAACATTGCGGATCCGGAAGCTGAGCGAAAGCTGGCCGCCCTATACGCCGAAGGCGCGGATTGGGACAGGATCATCAAGCGCTTGAGCGAAGAGCGAATTGCTGATGAGCTTCGCCTGCAAGATGTTGTTTACGGTTTGAAGGGTGAAGGCACCCTTCATGACCAACTTTCCCTATGGAATTTGCGGCCCGCGCTTTCCGCCCAATTTTTCCGGACAAAATGTGATGCCTGGAACCCTCTGGCCTATCAGGATGTCCTGCCTAAGGGTGCCGAGAGCTGGTTCTCGTATAGCGAGGACGATGAGATCCTCGTCGCTGTCATCTGCCGCGCAGATGAAGTAAATTGGGGAAGCTACCAAAACGTCCTCAACACGATCTACGATCTCCTCGTCATACGATGGGACAAGGAAGCCGGTGCCCTGTGCCTTTATTCCAGCGACTACAAGAGCGTGCGATCGGAACGGCTCGCGCAGATCATCACCAATGACGATACCGAGCTCGTTTCAGGCACGCCGATCTTCAACATTCTTAACAATGTTGAGCTGCCCCTCGTCAAAAGCCTTGGCTCCTCACGCATCGGTGCCATCAGCTTTACATCTTATTTCGGACCAAACGTCACGGA
This genomic window from Caenibius tardaugens NBRC 16725 contains:
- a CDS encoding DEAD/DEAH box helicase, whose protein sequence is MSLFPKQLGRIVLPPLPERKLKVSGNWIVQRPFRGASTKAQISPSQFKGHDLITTDLNGPYREILLRHKGARRIESDLPVVTASAELTYDVQPAEFSVYWDNLGHLETYADTPEKILDAWVNSFSFHTEDEKAGRAGLRTPQIAALHAISAHFAVGTEFEPAVVVLPTGTGKTETMLATQVYGRLRRTLVLVPSDALRSQIAGKFISLGVLPDATVVPHEIACPRVAVIATGIRSVEDASEILKQANVIVALPNSLEASHQDAVAALIEGCSDLFVDEAHHVSAATWLSIRDRFEKKRILQFTATPFRRDTKRGDGKIIFNYKLGDAQDAGYYRPINLQTVEEYGDQQTRDRAIAEKAVSALRHDRNELQLDHLLMARTKSKERAEQVCAIYAALAPDLKPVFVHSGLGAIATKEAMAQLFDRSQDGSRIVVCVDMLGEGFDLPYLKIAALHDNHKSLAITLQFIGRFTRKGDPTKIGEATVVTNIADPEAERKLAALYAEGADWDRIIKRLSEERIADELRLQDVVYGLKGEGTLHDQLSLWNLRPALSAQFFRTKCDAWNPLAYQDVLPKGAESWFSYSEDDEILVAVICRADEVNWGSYQNVLNTIYDLLVIRWDKEAGALCLYSSDYKSVRSERLAQIITNDDTELVSGTPIFNILNNVELPLVKSLGSSRIGAISFTSYFGPNVTEGLALIEKAQSELNNLACLGYENGERVIWGGTQRRGKVWQQKSGTIAEWFAWTKATWGKVTKTGAEQANVIRDFLKPEKLSAPYGSVPITVQWGEQAQQRFNDRQSVLFGDVEIPLYEIDLNLGDVGPNGEIRICIVSDHDTAEYSLTIREDLPGGYRHDHVSGPLVRFKIGNSASIALSEYLLKDPFVVHYVDGTYSYNCYHIPARLDAGLFDKDRLEAWDWKGIPLNKESMHKAADQATIQYRTAERLKPEYEVVFNDDGCGEAADLVCLKDVDEDTIKLCLVHCKGAHGGRISQDITNFYTVCGQAQKSITAKHAGLPTLYRDLKRRHETWAREGANRFLKGDMKQLAYFKEKARRAKIEFEMILVQPGGSVATITDDALRLLATTELYLFKTTQAKLRVVLSN